One window of the Candidatus Saccharibacteria bacterium genome contains the following:
- a CDS encoding lactate permease LctP family transporter has product MWVQLTNPFENTALSAAVAAVPIVALCAILLSRKMAGWKASLVTLGLALLVAVFAFTMPPHLALLSTAYGALQGLFPIGWIVLNAVLLYNISVRTGSFAIVRDTIESITVDRRLQALLIAFCFGAFLEGSAGFGAPVAITAGMLVGLGFNALYAAGICLIANTAPVAFGGIGIAVITAGTVTNIDPNLISRMVGHQLPFIAAIIPLWLTVIIAGWKGAREIWPALVVAGGSYALTMFATASFIGPMLPDILSAVVSIACMVILLKFWQPKKVWRFPSERTETAVAHTKTHHHSTSTIVRAWTPFVLLVIFVGNWGSTGIKALLDHTSLKIPFGALDHAILIGDKPKEIVYSFGWLSAAGTAILFAAILSALLLHMPWRAFWETVQKTLRELSKPLLTIAAVVGFAYLANFSGMSAALGHALTVTGHWFPLIAPLLGWLGVFITGSDTSSNALFGGIQQQTAHTLGIDPTLTVAANTSGGVTAKMISPQSIAVATGATGLTGQEGTLFRFTILHSLALVSIIGVITYLQAYHLPWMIPKAAEVAAAASQTRIGGGEMVLVVLSVVAVIVTALVALPKRLPKPKNSAGTAVAE; this is encoded by the coding sequence ATGTGGGTACAACTCACGAATCCGTTTGAAAATACCGCGCTGTCTGCAGCAGTTGCTGCTGTGCCAATCGTAGCGCTGTGTGCCATACTGCTTAGCCGCAAAATGGCGGGGTGGAAAGCCAGCTTGGTTACGCTAGGTCTTGCGCTTTTGGTCGCGGTATTTGCCTTTACTATGCCGCCGCACCTTGCGCTTCTATCGACGGCCTACGGTGCCCTCCAGGGGCTTTTCCCCATTGGGTGGATTGTGCTGAATGCTGTGCTTTTGTACAACATTTCGGTACGCACCGGCAGTTTTGCCATTGTGCGCGACACTATAGAATCAATTACGGTTGACCGGCGGCTACAGGCACTCCTGATAGCCTTTTGTTTTGGCGCGTTTTTGGAAGGTTCAGCCGGGTTCGGCGCGCCGGTGGCAATAACCGCTGGCATGCTGGTAGGCCTCGGTTTCAATGCGCTGTATGCTGCGGGGATATGCCTCATAGCCAACACCGCACCAGTGGCATTTGGCGGCATAGGCATAGCGGTGATTACGGCCGGTACGGTGACAAATATAGACCCGAACCTGATTAGCCGCATGGTCGGACACCAGCTACCGTTTATTGCCGCCATTATCCCGCTGTGGCTTACCGTCATCATTGCCGGGTGGAAAGGGGCGCGAGAAATATGGCCAGCGCTCGTCGTCGCTGGCGGCTCGTACGCGCTTACCATGTTTGCAACGGCTTCGTTCATAGGCCCAATGCTTCCCGACATTCTCTCGGCCGTGGTGTCTATAGCATGTATGGTCATTCTGCTTAAATTTTGGCAACCAAAAAAGGTTTGGCGCTTCCCTAGTGAACGCACCGAAACAGCGGTAGCGCACACCAAAACGCACCATCATTCCACCAGCACCATTGTGCGTGCCTGGACGCCGTTTGTGCTGCTGGTGATTTTTGTGGGCAACTGGGGCAGTACGGGCATAAAGGCGCTCCTAGACCACACAAGCCTAAAAATTCCCTTTGGCGCGCTTGACCACGCTATCCTGATTGGCGATAAACCCAAAGAAATTGTGTACAGTTTTGGCTGGCTGTCAGCTGCTGGTACGGCCATTTTGTTTGCGGCAATTTTGTCGGCGCTGCTCCTGCACATGCCGTGGCGGGCATTTTGGGAAACTGTGCAAAAAACACTGCGCGAACTTTCTAAACCGCTTCTTACTATTGCCGCAGTAGTTGGGTTTGCCTACCTTGCGAATTTTTCTGGTATGTCGGCTGCACTCGGTCACGCCCTGACAGTGACCGGACACTGGTTTCCGCTCATTGCACCGCTTCTTGGCTGGTTGGGGGTTTTTATTACGGGTAGCGACACGTCATCTAATGCGCTCTTTGGCGGCATACAGCAGCAAACGGCGCATACGCTGGGGATTGACCCCACCCTCACCGTTGCGGCAAACACCAGCGGTGGCGTGACGGCAAAGATGATTTCGCCCCAAAGCATCGCCGTCGCCACGGGTGCGACTGGCCTCACCGGGCAAGAAGGAACGCTCTTTCGGTTTACCATTTTGCACAGCCTTGCGCTCGTGAGCATCATAGGTGTAATTACGTACCTACAGGCCTATCACCTGCCCTGGATGATTCCCAAGGCCGCCGAAGTTGCCGCTGCCGCCAGCCAGACGCGCATAGGCGGTGGTGAGATGGTGCTCGTTGTGCTTTCGGTCGTGGCCGTCATCGTCACGGCCCTGGTTGCGCTTCCAAAGCGCCTCCCAAAGCCAAAGAATTCCGCTGGCACGGCTGTCGCGGAATAG
- a CDS encoding TPM domain-containing protein: MKLIRSITAGFLIALAATSVWNVTASALDIPSSPKQTAILDQANVIDDATEAQLSQKLIDYKAKTGNEIAVLTIKSLQGEDDFDYSFRVAQSWGIGSKEANNGALLFMALQDRKVRIQVGRGLEPYLTDLQSSLIIREKITPAFKQGNYTAGITSGVDSMIAVIGGERLSEPKKTLPSGGVLEFFVYAGIFVLAYLASFLARTKSWWAGGVIGSIPGIILFFTAAALLASVVFSLGLLLGLLLDYLLSKNYRSRAASGDDTGFWGSGGGFFGGSGGFGSSGGGGFGGFSGGSFGGGGSGGSW, translated from the coding sequence ATGAAACTAATCCGCTCCATCACCGCTGGTTTTCTGATTGCACTTGCAGCTACTAGTGTATGGAATGTCACTGCTTCCGCGCTCGATATCCCGTCATCCCCAAAACAAACTGCCATACTTGACCAGGCAAATGTTATAGATGATGCCACCGAAGCGCAGTTGAGTCAAAAACTCATCGACTATAAGGCGAAGACGGGAAACGAAATAGCCGTGCTGACCATAAAAAGTTTGCAAGGCGAAGACGACTTCGACTACAGTTTCCGCGTAGCACAGAGCTGGGGAATTGGCAGTAAAGAAGCGAACAACGGGGCGCTCCTATTTATGGCGCTTCAGGACAGAAAAGTGCGTATACAGGTTGGGCGCGGGCTAGAACCGTACCTTACTGACCTACAAAGTAGCCTCATTATCCGTGAAAAAATAACGCCAGCGTTTAAACAAGGCAACTATACTGCCGGCATCACGAGCGGGGTCGACAGCATGATTGCCGTTATTGGCGGGGAACGACTAAGTGAGCCAAAGAAAACTCTGCCGAGCGGAGGAGTCCTAGAGTTCTTCGTCTACGCTGGCATTTTTGTTCTTGCCTACCTTGCTTCGTTCCTAGCGCGTACCAAGAGCTGGTGGGCAGGTGGCGTCATAGGTTCTATACCCGGTATAATCCTGTTTTTCACCGCGGCTGCCCTGTTGGCCTCTGTTGTGTTTAGCCTGGGATTGCTACTGGGCTTACTACTCGACTACCTGCTTTCCAAAAATTATCGGTCGCGGGCAGCCAGTGGCGATGACACTGGTTTCTGGGGAAGTGGCGGCGGTTTCTTTGGCGGCTCCGGTGGGTTTGGCAGTTCGGGCGGAGGCGGTTTTGGCGGCTTCAGCGGCGGCTCGTTCGGCGGTGGCGGCTCCGGCGGCAGCTGGTGA
- a CDS encoding LemA family protein: MKLSKGMMTLGIVGVLLLSLLGWFVGGYNGLVTQRNKVDQAAAQLDSAYQRRFDLVPNLVESVKGAQAQEQKVFGDLAAARTQYGGAKSTEDRLAASQQYESALSRLLVVVENYPELRSVETVQNLMVQLEGTENRIKVERDNYSAVATTYNTMIQRFPKNILAGMFGFDKKDLYTAQTGAENAPKVNLTQPAAAQ, encoded by the coding sequence ATGAAACTATCAAAAGGCATGATGACACTTGGTATTGTGGGTGTATTATTGCTAAGCCTGCTCGGCTGGTTTGTCGGCGGCTACAACGGGCTCGTTACGCAGCGCAACAAAGTTGACCAAGCTGCGGCACAACTCGACAGCGCCTACCAGCGTCGGTTTGACCTTGTGCCGAACCTCGTCGAAAGCGTCAAGGGGGCACAAGCCCAAGAGCAAAAAGTATTTGGTGACCTCGCAGCGGCTCGCACGCAGTATGGCGGCGCAAAATCCACCGAAGACCGGCTGGCTGCCTCGCAGCAGTACGAAAGTGCCCTGAGTCGGTTGCTGGTTGTCGTAGAGAACTACCCAGAACTGCGTAGTGTCGAAACCGTCCAGAACCTTATGGTTCAGCTAGAGGGCACGGAAAATCGCATAAAAGTAGAACGCGATAACTACAGCGCCGTCGCCACCACCTACAACACCATGATTCAGCGCTTCCCCAAAAACATTCTGGCTGGCATGTTTGGTTTTGACAAAAAAGACCTATACACTGCGCAAACCGGTGCCGAAAATGCTCCAAAGGTCAACTTAACCCAGCCAGCCGCTGCTCAATAA
- a CDS encoding transposase family protein → MTITMQQHTLPTIEELRQFVSGTQSLDLTIVHKQEAYAWLQQLVVRLDYQHLGKKDKGVVREYAIAVTGYSRAQVTRLIGQYLRTGCIALEPVNMRNQFALRYTREDIGLLAELDDAHDRLSGKAAKVLAQRAFVTFGDARYERLSAISVSHIYNLRGTVTYRNQSHTFTKTQATTIAIGERRKPRPNGQPGFIRIDTVHQGDKDKEKGVYHINLVDEVTQWEVVVAVERITERYMLPALEAALVLFPFVIVEFHADNGSEYINKQVAALLKAMLIKLSKSRAYQSGDNGLVETKNGSIIRKALGYAHIPREYAPDINSWYCTWFVPYLNFHRPCGYRITSVDSKTGKRTHRYPVNGYMVPYEKLKSLPDAKQYLKTGSSFEKLDEVAYAESDTAWAIAMNKAKDQLLKPQSRISHQ, encoded by the coding sequence ATGACTATTACTATGCAGCAACACACGCTACCAACTATTGAAGAACTCAGACAGTTTGTCTCAGGCACTCAGTCACTTGACCTTACAATCGTACATAAGCAAGAGGCTTATGCCTGGTTACAGCAACTGGTCGTTCGTCTTGACTACCAGCACTTGGGCAAAAAAGACAAAGGCGTCGTTCGAGAATACGCCATAGCCGTCACGGGGTACAGCCGTGCCCAGGTGACTCGGCTTATTGGACAGTACCTGCGGACTGGCTGTATTGCGCTGGAGCCAGTGAACATGAGAAACCAGTTTGCACTGCGCTACACGCGTGAAGACATTGGGCTGCTAGCAGAGCTGGATGATGCCCATGATCGGCTCAGTGGCAAAGCGGCAAAAGTTCTAGCCCAACGAGCCTTTGTGACATTTGGCGATGCACGCTACGAACGACTTAGCGCAATCTCCGTCAGCCACATATACAATCTACGTGGCACCGTAACATACCGTAACCAAAGCCATACGTTCACCAAAACGCAAGCAACAACAATAGCTATTGGCGAGCGCCGCAAACCACGCCCGAACGGTCAACCTGGCTTCATCCGTATAGATACTGTCCACCAGGGAGATAAGGACAAAGAAAAGGGTGTGTACCACATCAATCTGGTTGATGAAGTTACCCAGTGGGAGGTGGTGGTCGCGGTCGAGAGAATCACTGAGCGTTACATGCTGCCAGCCCTCGAAGCAGCTTTGGTGCTGTTCCCATTTGTCATTGTAGAATTCCACGCCGACAATGGCTCGGAGTACATCAACAAACAAGTTGCTGCCCTCCTGAAAGCAATGCTCATCAAGCTCAGTAAGTCTCGAGCCTACCAAAGCGGAGACAATGGATTGGTTGAAACCAAGAATGGTAGCATTATCCGAAAAGCCCTAGGCTATGCGCATATACCCAGGGAATATGCTCCGGATATTAACAGCTGGTACTGTACGTGGTTTGTGCCCTACCTGAACTTCCACCGACCCTGCGGTTACCGCATAACGAGCGTTGACTCAAAGACGGGCAAGAGGACACATCGCTACCCAGTCAATGGGTACATGGTACCGTACGAGAAGCTGAAGTCATTGCCAGACGCCAAACAATACCTGAAGACAGGCAGCAGTTTTGAGAAACTAGACGAAGTGGCGTATGCTGAAAGTGATACAGCTTGGGCGATAGCCATGAACAAAGCAAAAGACCAGTTGTTGAAACCCCAATCACGCATTAGCCACCAATAG
- a CDS encoding HIT family protein codes for MKNCPFCDAKGRVITENQHAFMLLSNPRKVPGHILVIPKRHIEEPWKLTHEELTDIFDLIYDVEQKIIGKLGDGCDIRQNYRPFKQQNKLKVNHVHFHVIPRTNEDYLYQVSEQFETDLFADLDPIEAKEVAKLLS; via the coding sequence ATGAAAAACTGTCCGTTTTGTGATGCAAAGGGTAGGGTTATTACCGAGAACCAGCATGCTTTTATGCTGCTGAGTAACCCGCGTAAGGTTCCGGGGCACATACTGGTGATTCCTAAGCGTCACATTGAGGAGCCGTGGAAGCTCACGCACGAAGAACTTACGGACATATTTGATTTAATCTACGATGTTGAGCAAAAAATAATCGGTAAACTTGGTGATGGGTGTGACATACGGCAAAACTATAGACCATTCAAACAGCAAAATAAGCTAAAAGTTAACCATGTTCATTTTCATGTTATTCCGCGGACTAATGAGGACTATTTATATCAAGTATCGGAACAGTTTGAAACCGACCTTTTTGCCGACCTCGACCCTATCGAAGCCAAAGAAGTCGCCAAGCTTTTATCGTGA
- a CDS encoding DUF1801 domain-containing protein encodes MLIKARSFAEYFDKAGTFGPELAVVDSLIRLHAPDMQPVLFPTSGGVSLGYGEMQYQPKSAKTPTTWPVLALAAQKHYMALYACAIVDDQYVAEKYAPELGKVNVGKSCIRFKRLSDIHEEALMAMLEDINMRYKNGELHYSQW; translated from the coding sequence ATGCTCATTAAAGCTAGATCGTTCGCAGAATATTTTGATAAAGCCGGTACTTTTGGTCCCGAACTTGCCGTAGTCGATTCGCTAATTCGTCTGCATGCTCCCGATATGCAACCCGTCCTATTCCCAACAAGCGGTGGTGTAAGCTTGGGTTACGGTGAGATGCAGTATCAGCCGAAATCCGCCAAAACGCCGACAACCTGGCCGGTACTTGCGCTAGCGGCTCAGAAGCACTACATGGCTTTGTACGCATGTGCAATAGTCGACGACCAGTATGTGGCCGAAAAGTACGCTCCCGAGCTTGGCAAAGTCAACGTCGGCAAAAGCTGTATTCGGTTTAAGCGGCTGAGCGACATCCACGAAGAGGCACTTATGGCTATGCTGGAAGATATCAACATGCGATATAAAAATGGCGAACTTCACTACAGCCAGTGGTAA
- a CDS encoding TerC/Alx family metal homeostasis membrane protein → MNILFAAETTANEAVTYAVPWFMYAAIGAALVLYAIIEYIHGRSDHVVSFREAVKWSVFYISIALLFTIPIYIFISERAAAEYVAAWAVEKALSLDNLFVFGIIFTAFHVEQRYRRRILNYGIAGAILFRLIFIVAGLELLQRFSWVSIIFGLILLRAALHAFQQARSAEHPEPDDILKTKTWKLLDRLLPIHHKFDGNKLTTVVGGKRMLTMMAAVILMIELTDILFAVDSVPAVLAVTGDTYIAYASNVFAILGLRSLFFVYDAVSSKFWAINWALAGILLWIGLKMIAAPLGFHPPIAVSLGILFTILTSGVAASLLFKNPVPPHQPAA, encoded by the coding sequence ATGAATATATTATTTGCTGCCGAAACGACGGCAAACGAGGCTGTAACCTACGCGGTGCCGTGGTTTATGTATGCCGCAATCGGTGCTGCGCTAGTGCTCTATGCCATAATCGAATACATTCACGGACGCAGTGACCACGTGGTGAGCTTCCGTGAGGCTGTCAAATGGTCGGTGTTTTACATAAGTATCGCGCTGCTCTTTACTATCCCTATCTATATTTTTATCAGTGAGCGTGCCGCCGCCGAATACGTCGCGGCGTGGGCTGTCGAAAAAGCACTCAGTCTCGATAACCTTTTTGTGTTTGGTATCATATTTACCGCCTTCCATGTCGAGCAGCGGTATCGCCGGCGTATCCTGAACTACGGTATCGCTGGGGCCATTCTTTTCCGTCTGATATTTATTGTAGCGGGCTTGGAGCTGTTGCAGCGTTTTTCGTGGGTTAGCATTATTTTCGGGCTCATCTTGCTCCGGGCTGCGCTGCACGCCTTCCAGCAGGCTCGCTCGGCCGAACACCCAGAGCCCGATGATATTCTGAAAACCAAAACCTGGAAACTTCTCGACCGACTATTGCCCATTCACCACAAATTTGATGGCAATAAACTTACCACTGTCGTAGGCGGTAAGCGCATGCTCACCATGATGGCAGCCGTTATCCTCATGATAGAACTGACCGACATCCTCTTTGCAGTCGATAGCGTCCCGGCCGTGCTCGCAGTAACAGGGGACACTTACATTGCCTATGCCAGCAATGTCTTTGCCATTTTGGGGCTGCGTTCACTCTTTTTCGTCTATGACGCCGTCTCATCGAAGTTCTGGGCCATCAACTGGGCACTGGCCGGCATATTGCTGTGGATTGGGCTAAAGATGATAGCCGCGCCACTTGGATTTCATCCGCCGATTGCTGTTAGCCTCGGCATCCTTTTCACGATACTAACGAGCGGAGTGGCTGCCTCACTCTTATTTAAAAACCCCGTCCCGCCACACCAGCCAGCCGCATAG
- a CDS encoding PadR family transcriptional regulator: MTNKNIGNDPEKQQIIRGMLHLAVMTELEKGKRYGAELLISLSKTPFTSRVGTLYPLLNRMEKDGLLDSDWLMEPGQTPRRYYRLTKQGQAKLAEYREFLTYIQTYLGGKP, encoded by the coding sequence ATGACAAATAAAAATATTGGAAATGACCCAGAAAAGCAGCAGATTATCCGCGGGATGTTGCATTTGGCAGTCATGACTGAGCTGGAAAAAGGGAAACGATACGGCGCTGAGTTGCTGATTTCGCTGAGTAAAACGCCGTTTACGTCACGAGTGGGCACGCTCTATCCGCTTCTGAACCGCATGGAAAAAGACGGTCTGCTTGATTCTGACTGGCTGATGGAGCCGGGCCAGACGCCGCGGCGTTACTACCGCCTGACGAAGCAGGGCCAGGCAAAATTAGCCGAATACCGTGAGTTTCTAACGTACATACAAACATATCTGGGAGGAAAACCATGA
- a CDS encoding DUF4922 domain-containing protein has protein sequence MPVSIDQTVRTCSSWPHEGVEVPGRILDIPEIWPTGKPQDPEKLTLALGVLCAQQLATWPKYATRVGGLDKLQYEQVAVGGAHVLVQFNPGRSQRPNSHTNMKITPENCFLSPGNQPEEERAIIVGNALISVNPFPLSPEQFVVSSRTHEPQTLGSQLTAMLTLAKAIRGNGTLGYNGAVNGGASNPEHAHMHIVPGLPIEAGLAKSGLGKALLSRNGVDIYMPGGLVASQIVVRGSEPKAVQDTMLRLADKLRVANEREARMNVTARYNGKSNVFQAILTPRNEASAEVECMTTGEGDKPEPVTFPLTPAFAEMSGLIILPFEKGRIQVTEQVVRQIFKTTARGYDETRDSLGNLRSLAA, from the coding sequence ATGCCCGTTAGCATAGACCAAACCGTACGAACATGCAGTTCATGGCCACATGAAGGTGTCGAGGTGCCAGGCCGCATACTTGACATCCCAGAGATATGGCCGACGGGAAAGCCTCAAGACCCCGAGAAACTCACCTTGGCACTTGGTGTCCTTTGCGCACAGCAGCTCGCAACATGGCCAAAGTATGCTACAAGGGTCGGCGGCCTAGACAAGTTACAGTATGAACAAGTCGCCGTCGGAGGCGCCCATGTTTTAGTTCAGTTTAACCCAGGCAGAAGCCAGCGCCCAAATTCTCACACGAACATGAAAATTACACCCGAAAATTGCTTTCTTAGTCCAGGCAATCAGCCCGAGGAAGAGAGAGCAATCATCGTAGGCAATGCACTTATTTCCGTGAATCCATTTCCGCTTTCACCAGAGCAATTTGTCGTATCATCTCGTACCCATGAACCACAGACACTAGGTTCTCAGCTCACTGCAATGCTTACGCTAGCTAAGGCTATTCGGGGCAACGGTACACTCGGCTATAACGGTGCCGTCAACGGAGGAGCGTCTAACCCCGAACATGCCCACATGCACATCGTGCCAGGCCTTCCAATAGAAGCTGGTTTGGCAAAAAGTGGCTTGGGCAAAGCACTCCTTTCCCGAAATGGCGTAGACATATACATGCCCGGAGGCCTCGTTGCATCTCAAATTGTCGTGCGGGGTAGTGAGCCGAAGGCAGTCCAAGATACCATGCTCCGCCTAGCAGATAAATTACGGGTAGCGAACGAACGGGAAGCACGCATGAATGTGACGGCACGCTATAACGGAAAATCTAATGTCTTTCAAGCCATACTTACCCCAAGAAACGAGGCTTCAGCAGAAGTTGAGTGTATGACTACCGGAGAGGGCGACAAACCTGAACCCGTTACCTTCCCTCTCACTCCCGCATTTGCCGAAATGAGCGGACTAATAATTCTACCGTTCGAAAAGGGCCGCATACAGGTGACCGAGCAAGTGGTGCGCCAAATTTTCAAGACAACTGCTCGTGGCTACGACGAAACACGCGACAGCCTCGGCAATCTCCGTTCACTGGCTGCGTAG
- a CDS encoding ClbS/DfsB family four-helix bundle protein produces the protein MSRATTKAELVKASEDQFTKIWELVNSLSGDEQEATFAFGDLVANKKEAHWKRDKNLRDVLVHLYEWHQLLLDWIQSNQHGKNQPFLPEPYNWKTYGKMNVEFWEKHQTTTYVMARTMVLASHKEVMQLIDSLSDKELFEKKHFAWTETSTLGAYCVSATASHYDWAINKIKLHLKTVRK, from the coding sequence ATGAGCAGAGCAACAACTAAAGCAGAGCTCGTAAAAGCTTCTGAAGATCAATTTACGAAGATTTGGGAACTTGTCAACTCCTTGTCTGGCGATGAGCAAGAGGCTACCTTTGCCTTTGGCGATTTAGTTGCGAATAAAAAAGAAGCTCACTGGAAGCGCGATAAAAACCTGCGTGACGTGCTCGTACATTTGTACGAGTGGCATCAGCTACTTCTTGACTGGATACAATCCAACCAACACGGCAAAAACCAACCATTTTTGCCCGAGCCGTACAACTGGAAGACATACGGCAAGATGAACGTAGAGTTTTGGGAGAAACATCAAACAACTACATATGTCATGGCGAGGACGATGGTGCTTGCCAGTCACAAAGAAGTAATGCAGTTGATTGATTCGCTATCTGACAAGGAATTATTTGAGAAAAAACACTTCGCTTGGACTGAGACGTCAACGCTAGGTGCATACTGCGTTTCCGCAACAGCGAGCCACTATGACTGGGCAATAAATAAGATTAAGCTGCATCTAAAAACTGTGCGAAAATGA
- a CDS encoding IS982 family transposase — MRALQRNNIVDVFVWVDDIVVQPNKRGQHPALKDSELLTILIWDGLTEPHKNLSSLYGWACREYSDCFPHMPKYQNFVAHVHRLLPQMVWLLQTLLASGAPLRFVDSTMLPVCKPIRANRHKVAKGVADFGKNWQGWHYGFKLHAAIDYNNRLAAVVFTPANEHDNQHIEQLVNDHTKILVGDSHYGGSVMRKRLWKKHKTIVIAPPHHTQRKKLAADWQMLLLHMRPKIEATFGKLKEHHFLVTSFPRSVKGYFTHYVRVLLGYQMANA; from the coding sequence ATGCGTGCTTTACAGAGGAATAATATCGTAGATGTGTTTGTTTGGGTAGACGACATAGTCGTCCAACCAAACAAACGAGGTCAGCATCCGGCCCTTAAAGACAGTGAACTCCTCACTATCCTCATATGGGATGGCCTCACCGAACCCCACAAAAACCTTTCGAGTTTGTACGGCTGGGCTTGCAGAGAGTACTCGGATTGTTTTCCTCATATGCCCAAGTACCAAAACTTTGTGGCTCACGTGCATCGATTACTGCCACAGATGGTTTGGTTGCTACAGACGCTTCTAGCAAGCGGAGCACCGCTCCGCTTTGTCGACAGCACAATGCTCCCCGTCTGTAAGCCCATACGTGCTAACAGACACAAAGTAGCCAAGGGTGTAGCCGACTTTGGCAAGAACTGGCAAGGGTGGCACTACGGGTTCAAGCTCCATGCGGCCATAGATTACAACAACAGGTTAGCAGCTGTTGTATTTACTCCTGCTAATGAACACGACAATCAGCACATCGAACAACTCGTGAATGACCACACGAAGATACTTGTCGGCGATAGTCACTACGGTGGCAGCGTCATGCGCAAGCGACTCTGGAAGAAACATAAAACTATAGTGATCGCACCACCGCATCATACTCAAAGAAAGAAATTAGCCGCAGACTGGCAAATGCTTTTGCTCCACATGAGACCAAAGATAGAAGCTACCTTCGGTAAGCTTAAGGAACACCACTTCCTGGTCACTTCGTTCCCAAGAAGTGTTAAAGGTTACTTTACACACTATGTGCGGGTACTACTTGGTTACCAGATGGCTAATGCGTGA